The following coding sequences are from one Shewanella putrefaciens window:
- the aroC gene encoding chorismate synthase, with amino-acid sequence MSGNSIGQNFVVTTFGESHGVALGCIIDGCPPGLELTEADMQHDLDRRRPGTSRYTTARREPDEVRILSGVFEGKTTGTSIGLLIENTDQRSQDYSNIKDLFRPGHADYTYQQKYGMRDYRGGGRSSARETAMRVAAGAVAKKYLKQVHGIEIYGYMSQLGPICAETIDLDQIEQNAFFFPDASKLEALDEYMRELKKSGDSIGAKISVIATGVPVGLGEPVFDRLDADIAHALMGINAVKGVEIGDGFGVVTQKGSEGRDLMSPQGFESNHAGGVLGGISSGQPIIAHIALKPTSSISVPGQSMTAQGEMAEVVTKGRHDPCVGIRAVPIAEAMLAIVLMDHLLRHRAQNQDVRSLTPVLGMR; translated from the coding sequence ATGTCTGGAAACAGTATTGGTCAAAATTTTGTAGTGACGACGTTTGGTGAGAGTCACGGTGTAGCACTCGGTTGCATTATTGATGGTTGCCCACCTGGGCTTGAATTAACCGAAGCCGATATGCAGCATGATCTTGACCGCCGTCGTCCTGGGACATCCCGATATACCACGGCCCGTCGTGAGCCCGACGAAGTGCGGATTTTATCCGGCGTTTTCGAAGGTAAAACCACGGGCACCTCAATTGGACTCTTGATCGAAAATACCGATCAACGCAGTCAAGATTACTCAAATATCAAAGATTTATTTCGCCCTGGGCACGCCGATTATACCTACCAGCAAAAGTACGGTATGCGTGACTACCGCGGTGGTGGCCGCTCATCAGCCCGTGAAACCGCGATGCGCGTTGCGGCGGGTGCGGTGGCGAAAAAGTATTTAAAGCAAGTTCACGGTATCGAGATCTACGGCTATATGTCGCAGCTGGGTCCTATTTGTGCTGAGACTATTGATCTTGACCAAATCGAGCAAAATGCCTTTTTCTTCCCCGATGCTAGCAAGCTTGAAGCGCTAGATGAATACATGCGTGAGCTGAAAAAATCCGGTGACTCCATTGGCGCGAAAATCTCCGTTATCGCGACAGGTGTGCCAGTGGGTTTAGGTGAACCCGTATTTGATAGACTCGATGCCGATATCGCCCACGCTTTGATGGGTATTAATGCCGTCAAAGGTGTTGAGATTGGTGATGGTTTTGGTGTGGTGACGCAAAAGGGCTCCGAAGGGCGTGACTTAATGTCGCCGCAAGGCTTTGAATCTAATCATGCGGGCGGTGTGCTCGGTGGGATTTCATCTGGTCAGCCGATAATTGCCCATATTGCGCTCAAACCCACATCAAGTATCAGCGTGCCTGGTCAAAGTATGACGGCGCAGGGTGAAATGGCCGAAGTGGTCACTAAAGGTCGTCACGATCCTTGCGTTGGGATCCGCGCGGTACCGATTGCCGAAGCTATGCTTGCCATTGTGCTGATGGATCACTTGTTAAGACACAGAGCGCAAAATCAAGATGTACGCAGTCTCACACCCGTGCTTGGTATGCGATAA
- the prmB gene encoding 50S ribosomal protein L3 N(5)-glutamine methyltransferase has translation MDKIFVDEAVTELRTIGDMLRWAVSRFNDANVYYGHGTDNAWDEAIALVFHALHLPEEIGQQVILSNLTSSEKHKIVELIIRRVRERLPVPYLTNKARFAGLEFYVDERVLVPRSPIAEMIANRFSPWLYNKPVTRILDLCTGSACIAIACAYEFEDAEVDALDISEDALDVAQINIETLGVMDRVFPMQSDLFSAIPEGPQYDLIVSNPPYVDAEDIGDMPDEYHHEPAIGLASGRDGLDLTKRILANAAQYLTPTGLLVVEVGNSMVHLIEQFPEVPFTWINFENGGDGVFVLTRDQLVENQSVFGIYRDAQ, from the coding sequence TTGGATAAGATCTTTGTAGATGAAGCTGTGACAGAATTACGTACCATTGGCGATATGTTACGTTGGGCCGTGAGCCGTTTTAACGATGCCAATGTTTACTATGGTCATGGTACTGATAACGCGTGGGATGAAGCCATCGCCTTAGTTTTCCACGCTTTACACTTACCAGAAGAAATCGGCCAGCAAGTGATTTTAAGTAACTTGACCAGCAGTGAAAAACACAAAATTGTCGAGTTGATTATTCGTCGGGTGAGAGAACGCTTGCCTGTGCCTTACCTGACCAACAAGGCCCGTTTTGCAGGGCTTGAGTTTTACGTCGATGAGCGCGTGTTAGTACCACGTTCGCCGATTGCCGAAATGATCGCTAACCGTTTTAGCCCTTGGTTATATAACAAGCCAGTCACACGTATTTTAGATTTATGTACAGGCAGCGCTTGTATCGCGATTGCCTGCGCCTATGAATTTGAAGACGCCGAAGTCGATGCGCTGGATATCAGCGAAGATGCCTTAGATGTGGCGCAAATCAATATTGAAACCTTAGGTGTGATGGACAGAGTGTTCCCGATGCAATCGGATCTGTTTTCGGCCATCCCAGAAGGGCCTCAGTATGATTTGATTGTTTCAAACCCACCTTATGTGGATGCTGAAGACATTGGCGACATGCCGGATGAATATCACCATGAGCCGGCTATTGGTTTAGCCTCAGGTCGCGACGGGTTAGATTTAACCAAGCGTATACTCGCCAATGCCGCGCAATACCTCACGCCAACGGGTTTACTCGTGGTCGAAGTGGGAAATTCTATGGTGCATTTGATTGAGCAGTTCCCAGAAGTGCCATTCACTTGGATTAACTTTGAAAATGGTGGCGATGGCGTATTTGTGTTAACTCGCGATCAACTGGTTGAAAATCAATCTGTATTTGGCATTTATCGCGATGCGCAATAG
- the smrB gene encoding endonuclease SmrB encodes MNKDDDKEGLAMFSALIDGIKPITQDKRHFRTPLKTKQEIALKEQQLHANSYFSDTYQPLLPIQGPMRWLDDGVDSLELKRLRRGDYQPDLLLDLHGYRQSEAKLELAALIQACVKQQSQCCCVMHGYGSGILKQQVPMWLVQHPMVKAFHQAPKEWGGDAALLVLIDLGELPHRR; translated from the coding sequence ATGAATAAAGACGATGACAAAGAAGGCTTGGCGATGTTCTCAGCGCTTATCGATGGTATTAAGCCCATCACTCAGGATAAGCGGCACTTTCGCACGCCCTTAAAAACCAAACAGGAAATAGCACTGAAAGAGCAGCAACTGCATGCAAACAGCTATTTCTCAGATACTTATCAGCCACTACTGCCTATACAAGGACCGATGCGTTGGTTAGATGATGGCGTGGATAGCTTAGAGTTAAAACGACTCAGACGCGGCGATTACCAACCCGATTTACTGTTGGATTTGCATGGCTATCGTCAGTCAGAAGCCAAACTCGAGTTAGCGGCGCTCATTCAGGCCTGCGTTAAACAACAGAGCCAATGTTGCTGTGTAATGCACGGCTACGGCAGTGGCATATTGAAACAACAAGTTCCCATGTGGCTAGTACAGCATCCTATGGTGAAAGCCTTCCATCAGGCGCCAAAAGAATGGGGTGGCGATGCCGCGCTTTTAGTCTTAATCGACCTTGGTGAGCTCCCGCATAGACGTTAG
- the sixA gene encoding phosphohistidine phosphatase SixA — MQLFLMRHGDAGFDAQSDRDRTLTDLGRHHTVVMSNWLARSITDFDLVLVSPYLRAQQTWQELSQHFPEPRKWLVADDLVPSGDPANVAALIVAYAELYKADRVLVISHMPLLGYLVSELVAGVEPPLFATSGITLVDKHAEQASIVWQHAPHSIS; from the coding sequence ATGCAGCTATTTTTGATGCGACATGGTGACGCAGGATTTGATGCTCAATCCGATAGGGATAGAACCCTAACCGATTTAGGAAGGCACCATACCGTTGTGATGAGCAACTGGTTAGCTCGAAGTATCACAGATTTTGATCTTGTCTTGGTTAGCCCTTACTTACGTGCACAGCAAACGTGGCAGGAACTGAGCCAACACTTTCCTGAGCCACGTAAGTGGCTTGTTGCCGATGATCTTGTGCCTTCTGGCGATCCTGCTAATGTTGCCGCTTTAATTGTTGCTTATGCTGAGTTATACAAGGCAGATAGAGTGTTAGTCATTTCTCACATGCCATTATTGGGATACTTAGTGAGTGAATTGGTTGCAGGGGTTGAACCGCCACTGTTTGCCACCTCTGGAATTACCTTGGTCGATAAACATGCCGAGCAAGCGTCGATTGTGTGGCAGCACGCTCCCCATAGTATTAGCTAA
- a CDS encoding insulinase family protein, with the protein MQASQSIYKSPNDHRQYRYLVLDNALRVLLVEDLDASQAAASMAVGVGHFDDPTDRPGMAHFLEHMLFLGTEKFPDSGEYHAFINQHGGSNNAWTGTEHTNFFFTINEDVFADSLDRFSQFFIAPKFDLDLVDRERQAIESEFSLKLKDDIRRIYQVLKETVNPQHPFSKFSVGNLVTLGGEQAQIRGELLDFYQRHYSANLMTLCLVAPFPLDELAHLARYYFSGIRNLNLVKNYPQVPLFSPKELLTQVDIVPLKDQKRLSISFNFPGIDHYYKRKPLTYISHILGNESKGSLLSYLKEQGLVNNLSAGGGVNGYNFKDYSIGLQLTDKGLANLDDIICSCFEYIELIKTQGLDEWRYLERANLLKMAFRYQEQVKSLDLASHLSINMHHYEVEDLVFGDYRMDGLDIAETIELLELMVPQNMRLQLVAQSVKTDRQANWYHTPYKVSSIPPESIARWQVKHIRPELQLPTANPFIVADSIARPDKSLVAVPVIVAESSGYRIWHKKDDEFNVPKGHMYLSLDSEQASKTPKHAALTRLYVEMLLDYLTEPTYQAEVAGLSYNIYPHQGGITLHLSGFTGNQEALLALLIHKARERNFTEERFALIKSQLLRSWQNLAQAKPITQLFTSLTVTLQKRSYEPARMAQMLENITLEDLHNHVRAFYEKIYLEGLVYGDWLVSEAQALGKRLEHILSLVSTPSAESTRELVNLTGQGTLLRELAINHQDSAIIVYYQSAVATPEKMALFSLLNHTMSSTFFHELRTEKQLGYMVGTGYLPLNRHPGLIFYIQSPTTGPLHLLEAIDEFIADFNYAVMQITNEEWESTKLGLINQVMEHDANLKTRSQRYWVSVGNRDYQFNQRELVVEEITKLTRTDLLKFMMRKMRTKHSDRLVLFSTGEQHRAQAALKSEKMINDLKIFKQNADKFNF; encoded by the coding sequence TTGCAAGCCTCTCAGTCTATTTATAAAAGCCCAAACGACCATCGCCAGTATCGTTATCTTGTTTTAGATAACGCGCTCAGGGTGCTATTGGTTGAAGATCTAGATGCCAGCCAAGCGGCTGCATCGATGGCTGTTGGTGTAGGTCATTTTGATGATCCCACAGATAGACCTGGCATGGCACACTTTTTAGAGCATATGCTCTTCCTTGGTACAGAAAAATTCCCCGATTCAGGCGAGTATCACGCCTTTATCAATCAACATGGCGGCAGCAATAACGCTTGGACAGGCACTGAGCACACTAATTTCTTTTTCACCATCAATGAAGACGTATTTGCCGATTCCTTAGACAGATTCAGCCAATTTTTTATCGCACCTAAATTTGACTTAGACTTAGTCGATAGAGAGCGCCAAGCCATTGAATCTGAATTTAGTTTAAAGCTGAAGGATGATATCCGCCGAATATACCAAGTGCTGAAAGAAACCGTTAATCCACAGCATCCTTTCTCGAAGTTTTCCGTGGGTAATTTAGTCACATTAGGAGGGGAGCAAGCGCAGATCCGTGGGGAATTATTGGATTTTTATCAGCGTCATTACAGTGCCAACCTAATGACCTTGTGCTTAGTTGCACCATTTCCCCTTGATGAATTAGCACACTTAGCCCGTTATTATTTCAGTGGGATCCGTAACTTAAATTTAGTGAAAAACTATCCTCAAGTACCGCTTTTTTCACCAAAAGAATTACTAACTCAAGTTGATATAGTGCCGCTTAAAGATCAAAAACGCCTAAGTATCAGCTTTAATTTCCCCGGCATTGATCACTATTACAAACGTAAACCTCTGACTTATATAAGCCATATTCTAGGTAATGAGAGTAAAGGCAGCTTATTATCTTATCTTAAAGAGCAAGGGCTGGTGAATAACTTGTCTGCTGGTGGCGGTGTTAATGGATATAATTTTAAAGATTACAGTATTGGATTGCAGCTAACAGATAAAGGGCTGGCCAATCTTGATGACATTATTTGCAGTTGTTTTGAGTATATCGAACTCATCAAAACCCAAGGTTTAGATGAGTGGCGTTATTTAGAAAGAGCAAACCTACTCAAAATGGCGTTTCGGTACCAAGAGCAAGTTAAATCCCTCGATTTAGCCAGCCATCTCAGCATCAATATGCATCATTATGAGGTTGAAGACTTAGTCTTTGGTGACTATCGCATGGATGGACTGGATATTGCGGAGACCATCGAGCTACTTGAATTGATGGTGCCACAAAATATGCGCTTACAGCTTGTTGCACAGTCCGTGAAAACAGATCGTCAGGCTAATTGGTATCATACACCTTACAAAGTTAGCTCTATCCCTCCAGAATCTATTGCACGCTGGCAAGTAAAGCATATCCGTCCCGAGTTACAATTACCCACAGCGAACCCTTTTATTGTCGCCGACTCGATTGCTCGTCCAGATAAAAGCCTAGTCGCTGTGCCTGTGATAGTTGCAGAATCATCGGGATACCGAATTTGGCACAAGAAAGACGATGAGTTCAATGTGCCAAAGGGCCATATGTATTTATCGCTTGATTCAGAGCAAGCAAGTAAAACCCCAAAACATGCCGCCCTCACCCGCTTGTATGTTGAGATGCTACTCGATTATCTGACCGAGCCCACCTATCAGGCCGAAGTTGCGGGCTTAAGCTACAATATTTACCCGCATCAAGGGGGGATTACTCTGCACTTATCAGGTTTTACCGGTAATCAAGAAGCCCTATTAGCATTGTTGATCCACAAAGCGAGGGAGCGCAATTTTACCGAAGAGCGTTTTGCACTGATTAAATCCCAACTGCTACGTAGTTGGCAGAATTTGGCACAAGCTAAGCCTATTACACAACTATTTACTAGCCTTACCGTCACTCTGCAAAAACGCAGTTATGAACCGGCGCGCATGGCCCAAATGCTAGAAAATATCACCCTAGAGGATTTACATAACCATGTGCGTGCCTTCTACGAAAAAATCTATCTTGAAGGATTAGTCTACGGGGATTGGTTAGTCTCTGAAGCACAAGCACTTGGCAAGCGTTTAGAACATATTTTATCCTTAGTCTCGACGCCAAGTGCCGAATCAACTAGAGAATTAGTCAATCTAACAGGTCAAGGCACACTACTGCGCGAACTCGCCATAAACCACCAAGACAGCGCTATTATCGTTTATTATCAATCAGCTGTTGCAACGCCAGAAAAAATGGCACTATTCAGCTTGTTGAATCACACTATGTCATCAACCTTCTTCCATGAACTGCGCACCGAAAAGCAATTGGGTTATATGGTAGGCACAGGTTATCTACCACTCAATCGTCATCCAGGGCTTATTTTCTATATCCAATCCCCCACCACTGGACCATTGCATCTATTAGAGGCCATAGACGAATTTATTGCCGACTTTAACTATGCAGTCATGCAGATCACCAACGAAGAATGGGAAAGCACTAAACTCGGCCTGATTAATCAAGTGATGGAACATGATGCGAACCTAAAAACCCGCAGTCAACGTTATTGGGTGAGTGTGGGCAATCGGGATTATCAATTCAATCAAAGAGAATTGGTCGTAGAAGAAATCACTAAGCTCACGCGTACAGATTTACTCAAATTTATGATGCGTAAAATGCGTACAAAACACAGTGATCGTTTAGTGCTATTTAGTACTGGCGAGCAGCACAGAGCTCAGGCAGCACTGAAGTCAGAGAAAATGATAAACGATTTAAAAATATTTAAACAAAATGCCGATAAGTTTAATTTTTGA
- a CDS encoding EAL domain-containing protein: MPNILLKIVLLAILCLYTLKDVNASLFSDKSPIVLQSQSFGVPQGLSQSTVTSIVQDKDGYIWIGTLNGLNRFDGKEFRHFYADDSASGLPSSFIRSLLITNENELLIGTDKGLVLYNKNDESFNTLDIKSEYLDGEIWSLSNNDFNNEILVGINKGIVSLDLKNNNIRNDYIGKDYLEVKKSLNVDNEIFIKSYDGKLFEIKNNNKKMLMTDVLDIGSYEGNLFISTNNGLYKYRKGNLKKSSSIIYDFLSETEGELYGINKNKIYNIKRNILIGQISNRKEKIEQTYFIAYQNSLIIGLNNQGFELIKKSNNLVYHTDLLDENVWHISLSFDGNILISSDSPLLHYYDKNLNLKKSYDSNVYGYKNSVMTKEGVFIGSSNGVKLINNLDVEENITSEKVTTLNKINSNNIIAGTSDGKVFFIEDREIYHILSLEKEDPIFEVLYISKDNIFIASQNGMYHYKNGKLNKIHNELTYSIKEFNNNILFGTSSSLFKYDTETKTLSKLFSNNKGIYSILILENTIFASSQGQIILIHDNSTYILSTSNGSQYEYNTPSGGVIDENHLLFGGINGLSIISKSNVLDYIEKLPAPRSELSELRVFNSITSNNSGYFIGSLNTAENITLKYSDYPFSISFNSPTSESLSTSYYYKMDGLSDEWIASNNINSATYTNLSPGKYIFKVYAIDLLTQKKGPVKSIDIIITPPWWLSTEAKSLYFILLVVSLLIVTKTILRRRETQRQIALSEERLKLSLWGSGDEMWDWDIETGNIFRSNIWGSLEFPRDGHRSGKNNEESNIHPMDQERVREALNKHFYGETDHFEAAYRVKGKDENWVWILDRAKIVERDDKDNALRMTGTIKNISQFKQKEEQLRLFEKAIENISEGMFILDSEYRFVEVNEACCKISLRNRTDFIGNLLTFDLYPENFSSQIRTMLKQQGRWANEVEAVRGDNRHFHMELTIDAIYDELGELSHYVGVFSDISRRKQQEEELRKLTNNDLLTGLPNRSNLQVTLSNLVNKEIAHSLMVLDLDNFKRINDSLGHQVGDQLLKLVSIRVKSILPKNTSIYRLGGDEFAIVLDKGSDISASAAIAGRVIEAFKMSFNINEEQLVLGLSIGIVLYPEDEQNEQALLRKADIAMYHAKSAGGNCYQFYSESLNQHAIKQLEIENLIREGLKEDLFEVYYQPKIDLKRGRVAGMEALVRLNHPVQGLIPPKEFIPLAEESGLIVEIGEIVLRKACFAAQKWREQGLFNGRVAVNLSSRQFALPDIQQRIESILRLTKLPACHLELEITEGTVIKQPEAAIIVMQQLAKMGVSLALDDFGTGYSSLSYLKRFPIHTLKIDKAFVDDIDKSDRDLKMVDSIITIAHNMGLSVVGEGVEQTAQLNILRALNCEEIQGYIFSKAIKESEFTLLLQADMVKETTKNNII; encoded by the coding sequence ATGCCTAACATTCTCTTGAAAATCGTCTTGCTCGCTATTTTATGCTTGTACACATTAAAAGACGTAAATGCATCTCTCTTTTCTGATAAGTCACCAATAGTTCTACAATCGCAATCTTTCGGCGTTCCGCAAGGGCTTTCACAGAGTACAGTTACCTCTATCGTTCAAGACAAAGATGGTTATATTTGGATTGGCACACTTAACGGACTAAATCGTTTTGATGGTAAAGAATTTAGACATTTTTATGCTGATGATAGTGCTTCTGGTTTACCAAGCTCATTCATTCGAAGCCTACTTATCACAAATGAAAATGAACTCTTAATCGGCACTGACAAAGGACTTGTCTTATATAATAAAAATGATGAGTCGTTTAACACTCTCGATATCAAGAGCGAATATCTGGATGGTGAGATATGGAGTTTATCCAACAATGACTTTAATAATGAAATTCTAGTTGGGATAAATAAAGGCATAGTCAGCCTTGACTTAAAGAATAACAATATTAGAAATGATTATATAGGGAAAGATTATCTTGAAGTAAAGAAAAGTTTAAATGTTGACAATGAAATATTTATAAAAAGTTATGATGGTAAATTATTCGAAATTAAAAATAACAATAAAAAAATGTTAATGACAGACGTTTTGGATATAGGGAGTTACGAAGGAAATCTTTTTATTTCGACAAATAATGGCTTATATAAATACAGAAAAGGAAATTTAAAAAAATCATCCTCTATAATCTATGACTTCCTAAGTGAAACAGAAGGAGAATTATACGGAATAAATAAAAATAAAATTTACAACATAAAAAGAAACATTCTTATCGGTCAAATATCAAATAGAAAAGAAAAAATAGAGCAAACCTATTTTATTGCATACCAAAATTCTTTAATTATCGGACTAAATAATCAAGGTTTTGAACTAATAAAGAAATCAAATAACCTAGTGTATCATACAGATCTACTGGATGAAAATGTTTGGCATATCAGTCTTAGTTTTGATGGAAACATATTAATATCCTCAGATAGTCCACTGTTACATTATTATGACAAAAATCTTAATCTTAAAAAAAGCTATGACAGCAACGTATATGGCTATAAGAATTCTGTTATGACAAAAGAAGGTGTTTTTATTGGCAGTTCAAATGGAGTTAAATTAATAAATAACTTAGATGTAGAAGAAAATATAACATCTGAAAAAGTCACTACTTTAAATAAAATAAACTCGAATAATATCATTGCTGGCACTTCAGATGGGAAAGTTTTTTTCATAGAAGACCGTGAGATCTATCACATATTAAGTCTGGAAAAGGAAGATCCTATTTTTGAGGTATTATATATTTCAAAGGACAATATTTTTATAGCAAGCCAAAATGGTATGTACCATTATAAAAATGGTAAATTGAATAAAATCCATAACGAATTAACGTATAGTATCAAAGAGTTTAATAACAACATTTTATTTGGAACTTCATCATCACTGTTCAAGTATGATACTGAAACAAAAACATTAAGCAAGTTATTCTCGAATAACAAGGGGATATACTCAATATTAATTCTAGAGAATACGATCTTTGCATCTTCACAAGGTCAAATTATTTTAATCCATGACAACTCCACTTATATTTTATCCACTTCAAATGGAAGTCAATATGAATACAACACTCCCAGCGGAGGTGTAATTGATGAGAATCATTTACTATTTGGCGGCATCAACGGATTAAGTATTATATCAAAAAGCAATGTACTAGACTACATTGAAAAACTTCCAGCACCTCGATCTGAACTATCTGAATTGCGCGTATTCAATTCAATAACAAGCAATAACTCAGGATACTTTATTGGTTCATTAAACACTGCGGAGAATATTACACTTAAATACTCAGACTATCCATTTTCAATCTCATTCAATTCTCCCACATCAGAATCATTATCCACTTCTTATTATTATAAAATGGATGGATTATCTGATGAATGGATAGCATCAAATAACATTAATTCTGCAACCTACACTAACCTATCACCTGGAAAGTATATTTTTAAAGTATATGCAATTGATTTATTAACTCAAAAAAAAGGTCCCGTTAAAAGTATTGACATAATCATAACACCCCCATGGTGGTTATCAACTGAAGCTAAGTCACTTTATTTTATACTTTTAGTGGTATCTCTTTTAATTGTCACAAAGACTATTTTACGCAGAAGAGAAACTCAGCGACAAATAGCTCTAAGTGAAGAAAGATTAAAACTATCCCTATGGGGTAGTGGTGATGAAATGTGGGACTGGGATATAGAAACGGGCAATATTTTTCGCTCAAATATTTGGGGTTCCCTTGAATTCCCTCGCGATGGTCATCGTTCAGGTAAAAACAACGAGGAAAGTAATATTCACCCAATGGATCAGGAGCGTGTTAGGGAAGCACTTAATAAACACTTTTATGGAGAAACAGATCATTTTGAGGCAGCTTACAGAGTAAAAGGTAAAGATGAAAACTGGGTCTGGATTTTAGATAGAGCTAAAATTGTAGAACGAGATGATAAAGATAATGCCCTACGTATGACGGGAACCATTAAAAATATTAGTCAATTTAAACAAAAAGAAGAGCAATTACGACTTTTTGAAAAAGCCATTGAAAATATTTCAGAAGGCATGTTTATTCTCGACAGTGAATACCGTTTTGTTGAAGTCAATGAAGCGTGCTGTAAGATTTCATTACGTAACCGAACTGATTTTATTGGCAACTTGCTCACATTTGATTTATATCCTGAAAACTTTTCCTCTCAAATAAGAACCATGCTCAAACAACAAGGTCGTTGGGCAAATGAAGTCGAAGCAGTTAGAGGGGATAATCGTCACTTTCATATGGAACTCACTATCGATGCTATTTATGATGAATTGGGCGAACTATCCCATTATGTTGGGGTTTTTTCAGATATTTCTCGACGTAAACAGCAGGAAGAAGAACTTAGAAAATTAACCAATAATGATCTACTGACTGGACTCCCCAATAGATCGAATCTACAGGTCACGTTAAGTAACTTAGTGAATAAGGAGATTGCCCATTCTTTGATGGTACTTGATCTTGATAACTTTAAGCGTATCAATGACTCATTGGGCCACCAAGTGGGGGATCAATTGCTAAAACTTGTTTCTATTAGAGTAAAATCTATTCTTCCTAAGAATACGAGTATTTATCGCTTAGGTGGCGATGAGTTTGCAATCGTACTGGATAAAGGTTCTGATATTAGTGCCAGTGCTGCAATTGCAGGACGAGTAATTGAAGCATTCAAAATGTCCTTTAACATAAATGAAGAACAACTCGTTTTAGGATTAAGTATTGGAATCGTTTTATACCCTGAAGATGAACAGAACGAGCAGGCCTTGCTCAGAAAAGCTGATATTGCTATGTACCATGCAAAATCGGCAGGAGGAAATTGCTACCAATTCTACTCTGAATCGCTCAATCAGCATGCCATTAAACAGTTGGAAATAGAAAATCTTATTCGTGAAGGGCTGAAAGAAGATCTATTTGAAGTCTATTACCAACCTAAAATTGATCTAAAACGAGGTCGTGTTGCTGGCATGGAAGCTTTAGTGAGGTTAAATCATCCTGTGCAAGGTTTAATTCCTCCTAAGGAATTTATTCCCCTCGCAGAAGAAAGTGGTTTAATTGTTGAGATTGGTGAAATAGTTTTACGTAAAGCCTGTTTTGCTGCACAGAAATGGCGTGAACAGGGGTTATTTAACGGTAGAGTCGCTGTCAATTTATCGTCGCGTCAATTTGCACTGCCCGATATCCAGCAACGAATAGAGTCAATTTTAAGACTAACCAAACTCCCCGCTTGTCATCTTGAGTTAGAAATTACTGAAGGTACCGTCATTAAACAGCCAGAGGCAGCGATTATCGTCATGCAGCAATTGGCTAAAATGGGCGTTAGTTTAGCACTAGATGATTTCGGCACAGGATACTCATCCCTTTCATACTTAAAACGCTTTCCTATTCATACCTTAAAAATTGACAAAGCCTTTGTTGATGATATTGATAAATCTGATCGCGATCTCAAAATGGTCGATTCTATTATCACCATCGCCCATAATATGGGGCTTTCTGTGGTTGGTGAAGGCGTCGAACAAACTGCACAATTAAATATTTTGCGAGCATTGAATTGTGAAGAAATCCAAGGTTATATTTTTAGCAAAGCGATAAAGGAATCCGAGTTTACTCTACTTCTTCAAGCGGACATGGTTAAGGAAACCACAAAAAACAACATTATCTGA